In bacterium, the genomic window GGCAAGATTAATTATATTTATTCAAGTCGGTTAAATCTTGGGAAAATAAGACGGGAGGAAAATATCCTGTGGAGTTTTGCACCACACGATATTGCGGTTATCTTGCTTTTATTAGGTGAAATACCAGATAGGGTTTGTGCTCTGGGTGGAAATTATTTACATTCTCAAATTGCTGATATTACGGTAACTCACCTGAACTTTAAAAGTGGTGTCCGGGCACATATCTTTGTCTCCTGGCTTCATCCCTACAAGGAACAAAAACTTATTGTTATTGGCGATAAGAAAATGGCGGTATTCGATGATGTTTTAGCCGAAGATAAACTACTTCTTTATCCTCATAAAATTGATTGGATTGACCGCGTGCCAATTCCAAAGAAAGAAAATGCCGAAAAGGTCGATTTTGAAATGAAAGAACCTTTACAAGAAGAATGCCGGCATTTTTTAGATTGTATCAACACGAGGCAAACTCCAAGAACAGATGGAAATAACGGTGTTCGGGTTTTAAGGATTTTACAAGCTTCTCAATTCTCATTAGAAAATAATGGTCTGGTGGTAAATATTGAAGAACCAGCAAAAGCACAAAAATATTTTGCCCATCCGACGGCTATCATTGATACTCCCTCTGAGATTGGTGATGGAACTAAAATCTGGCATTATTCTCATATTATGGCAAAGGCAAAGATTGGGCAGAATTGTAATATTGGCCAGAATGTAGTTATAAGTCCAGATGTAGTTATTGGTAACGGCGTAAAGATTCAAAATAATGTCTCAGTTTATACTGGAGTTACTTTAGAAGATGATGTTTTTTGTGGGCCTTCAATGGTATTTACCAATGTTATCACCCCACGAAGTCATATCTCTCGCAAGAACGAATACCGCAATACATTAATTAAAAAAGGAGCAACTATCGGTGCTAATGCCACTATTGTTTGTGGAGTGACGATAGGCAATTATGCCTTCATCGGTGCAGGAGCAGTGGTCACGAAGGATGTCTTACCGTATTCATTAGTCATTGGTAATCCTGCCAGACAGGTTGGGTGGATGTGCCAATGTGGCGAAAAACTGAATTTTATCGAACAAATTGCTGAATGTGATAGATGTGGAAATCAATATACGCTACAAGAGGGTAAAATAAATTGTAACCGTTCAGGTATAGATAAAAATATGTAACTATAACTCAAATCTCAAAACGCAAAACTCAAAACTACAACTTAAAACTAAAAAAGCGTTGATAGTAGATAGTTGATAGTTGAAGGACTATAAACTATACACTATAAACTATAAACCATAAACTATAAACTATAAACCATAAACTATAAACCATAAACTATAAACTATAAACCATAAACTATAAACCATAAACTATAAACCATAAACTATAAACTATAAACCATAAACTATAAACTATAAACCATAAACTATAAACGAGTTTTGCATTTTTAGTTTTAAATTTTAAGTTTTTTCCTGCCCTCTCTTATTTTTTGCCAAAGTGGGGTTAGGTATAGATTGGCTATGTCAGAAGTTTCCATTGTTAAATGTGCTGAATATCAGTTTGAAGAGGTCGCCAGAGCTGTTAGGAACAGTATTGACCTTATTGGTGGGATGGGCAGGTTTGTCAAAAAAGGAATGCGGGTGTTGATAAAACCTAACCTTTTATCTGATAAACCACCCGAAAAAGCGGTTAATACCCATCCAACGATTATCAAGGCAGTTGTGGATTTGGTTATTGAATATGGTGGTATTCCTTTAATCGGCGATAATCCAGGAATTCATAGTCTGACAAAGGTGATACAAAAATCGGGTCTGAACGAATTTATTAAGAATGAAGGTGTTTTTTTGTCTGATTTTAGCCAATACCTTTCCACACAATCCCCAAAAGATTATACTTTCAAAGAATTCAATATTGCCAAAGAAGTACTCGATGCAGATTTGGTCATTAACTTGCCTAAACTAAAAACTCATGGCCATATGATACTCACATTAGGGGTAAAAAATCTATACGGATGTCTTTCCAAACATGAGCGGATACAATGGCATTTGAGAGCGGGTATTAACCGCGATTTTTTTGCCACAATGCTGGTTGAATTATATACCCTTATTCAACCTGGTTTGACGATTGTCGATGGAATTGTTGGTATGGAAGGTAATGGACCCAGCAATGGAACACTACGAAATATTGGACTAATTATCAGTGGTATTGATTGTCTGGCAATTGATACGGTTATTTGTCATCTCCTTAACATTAATAGCCAGCAGATATACACTATTCGGGTAGCAAAGGAAAAGAATATTGGAAAAACTTCGCTTGATGAAATAAATGTTGTTAGCAAAAATTTGAACCAATTTAAAATTAAGAATTTTCAACTACCACCAGAATTAACAGAAGATACAGTATGGGGGGTGTATATTCCTAAAAAACTCCGCACACCTTTAAAACAAC contains:
- a CDS encoding Gfo/Idh/MocA family oxidoreductase; translated protein: MSNIAVIGGGYWGKNLIRNFAQLGALHTICDADEGRLKQLGKDYPLVNKTMAFAEVLSNKEIDAIVISAPAELHYQLTMETLSAGKDVFCEKPLALTAEQGIELTTIAQENKRILMVGHLLEYHPAILKLKELVDKGELGKINYIYSSRLNLGKIRREENILWSFAPHDIAVILLLLGEIPDRVCALGGNYLHSQIADITVTHLNFKSGVRAHIFVSWLHPYKEQKLIVIGDKKMAVFDDVLAEDKLLLYPHKIDWIDRVPIPKKENAEKVDFEMKEPLQEECRHFLDCINTRQTPRTDGNNGVRVLRILQASQFSLENNGLVVNIEEPAKAQKYFAHPTAIIDTPSEIGDGTKIWHYSHIMAKAKIGQNCNIGQNVVISPDVVIGNGVKIQNNVSVYTGVTLEDDVFCGPSMVFTNVITPRSHISRKNEYRNTLIKKGATIGANATIVCGVTIGNYAFIGAGAVVTKDVLPYSLVIGNPARQVGWMCQCGEKLNFIEQIAECDRCGNQYTLQEGKINCNRSGIDKNM
- a CDS encoding DUF362 domain-containing protein; its protein translation is MSEVSIVKCAEYQFEEVARAVRNSIDLIGGMGRFVKKGMRVLIKPNLLSDKPPEKAVNTHPTIIKAVVDLVIEYGGIPLIGDNPGIHSLTKVIQKSGLNEFIKNEGVFLSDFSQYLSTQSPKDYTFKEFNIAKEVLDADLVINLPKLKTHGHMILTLGVKNLYGCLSKHERIQWHLRAGINRDFFATMLVELYTLIQPGLTIVDGIVGMEGNGPSNGTLRNIGLIISGIDCLAIDTVICHLLNINSQQIYTIRVAKEKNIGKTSLDEINVVSKNLNQFKIKNFQLPPELTEDTVWGVYIPKKLRTPLKQHLIPKPVIDTFRCNLCHTCVDFCPAKVIKVEKKRVIIDSMKCIRCFCCQEFCPQGAIIIKENWLYKINPLKLIDSL